The following proteins are encoded in a genomic region of Parabacteroides pacaensis:
- a CDS encoding PDDEXK nuclease domain-containing protein, with protein sequence MIDNLTDNFRGYAALLRKIKQRVLIAQQRVIYAANEEMLRMYWDIGGMLQQSQDADGWGKKTLQRLSVDLKNDYSEIKGFSVRNMQCMIQFFNEYNQELTMIKGAASLIAQPAVAQLEKYNFTLPIKHLGWAHNLIIMQQVKDIRARYWYMVQSITAHWSKRYLQEAIKLDDYGKHGVLANNFTETLPAPEANDVKNMLKDPYIFDMLTFTDQYNERDVEIGLVKHVEKFLVEMGAGFAFMGRQYHIEVSGDDYYMDMLMYNTFLHRYLVIELKDTEFKPEYIGKLNFYCSAVDDILCREGDNRTIGLLLCKSKDRIKAEYALRDIQKPIGISDYELGQALPKDFRGSLPTIEEIEKELEFDSQKTE encoded by the coding sequence ATGATTGATAACTTGACGGATAACTTTCGTGGCTATGCGGCACTACTTCGCAAAATCAAGCAAAGGGTATTGATTGCCCAGCAGCGGGTAATTTATGCCGCCAATGAAGAAATGCTCAGGATGTATTGGGATATTGGCGGAATGTTACAGCAAAGCCAAGATGCGGATGGTTGGGGCAAAAAGACTTTGCAACGCTTATCCGTGGATTTGAAGAATGATTATTCCGAGATAAAAGGATTCTCTGTACGCAATATGCAGTGTATGATACAGTTCTTCAATGAATATAATCAAGAACTTACGATGATAAAAGGTGCTGCTTCTCTAATTGCGCAACCAGCGGTTGCGCAATTAGAGAAGTACAATTTTACCCTCCCCATCAAGCATCTGGGTTGGGCACACAATCTAATTATCATGCAACAAGTCAAGGACATTCGTGCACGTTATTGGTACATGGTACAGAGTATCACCGCTCATTGGTCAAAACGTTATTTGCAAGAAGCCATCAAACTTGATGATTACGGCAAGCATGGGGTGTTGGCAAACAATTTCACTGAAACATTGCCTGCGCCGGAAGCAAACGATGTCAAAAATATGCTCAAAGACCCGTATATATTTGATATGCTGACTTTCACCGACCAATACAACGAGCGTGACGTGGAAATCGGTTTGGTGAAGCATGTCGAGAAATTTCTCGTAGAAATGGGAGCCGGATTCGCTTTTATGGGGAGACAGTATCATATAGAAGTGTCAGGAGATGATTACTATATGGATATGCTGATGTATAATACTTTCCTGCACAGATATTTGGTCATTGAGTTGAAGGATACAGAGTTCAAGCCGGAATATATCGGTAAACTCAACTTCTACTGTTCTGCCGTGGATGACATACTTTGTCGTGAGGGAGACAACCGTACTATCGGGCTGTTGCTTTGTAAGAGTAAAGACCGTATTAAGGCTGAATACGCCTTGCGTGACATTCAGAAACCAATCGGAATTTCCGACTATGAATTAGGACAAGCCTTGCCGAAAGATTTCCGAGGCAGTCTGCCTACGATTGAAGAAATCGAAAAAGAATTAGAATTCGACAGCCAGAAAACAGAGTAG
- a CDS encoding tyrosine-type recombinase/integrase: protein MKRRTKNESECGRLVEAFNILIAQKRKEGYLRTADNYQSTVNKLQTYLSGRAVKLMLHDITEEWVTDFGRWLKEKHSGKPQTADFYFRNLRALYNGVCMQYKCRFPGKLNPFQKISFIKKPSPKRALPKEKLEKLLVPTFRKEVPEYLHPSLDILLFILFMRGMVFQDVYNLTWDMVQGDTYLYYLRSKTQVAIDMEISSEARTIMERYRKEGCNYVFPFLHCSKNKKELSEQSALRRVNRHACLIGKLADLPIPLSTYVMRHTFATLMLETAKPVELISQCLGHTSIRTTQIYLSRISNKRVDREVNDMLNQMLRPTSEIEKKNKERQRQKISSIPPLQKNITTENIFLTDKKLKAEVPTKNYLFLHKKEIPFSRVLCLRNFFLAKILGLYNIAKFLPYFSFL, encoded by the coding sequence ATGAAAAGAAGAACAAAAAATGAATCGGAATGTGGTAGATTAGTAGAGGCATTTAACATATTAATTGCCCAAAAAAGGAAAGAAGGTTATTTACGTACAGCGGATAACTATCAAAGTACAGTAAACAAACTGCAAACTTATTTATCCGGCAGGGCGGTTAAACTAATGTTACACGATATCACAGAGGAATGGGTAACCGATTTTGGCCGTTGGCTCAAAGAAAAACATTCGGGCAAACCGCAGACCGCAGATTTTTATTTCAGGAACCTGCGAGCTTTATATAACGGAGTTTGCATGCAATATAAATGCCGGTTTCCCGGCAAACTTAACCCTTTCCAAAAAATTAGCTTTATAAAAAAACCCTCTCCCAAGCGAGCCTTACCAAAAGAAAAGTTAGAAAAATTGCTAGTACCCACATTTCGCAAAGAAGTGCCGGAATACTTACATCCCAGTTTGGACATACTCCTTTTTATCCTCTTCATGCGGGGAATGGTATTTCAAGATGTGTATAACCTTACGTGGGATATGGTTCAAGGCGATACTTATCTTTATTATTTACGGAGCAAAACGCAAGTTGCTATCGATATGGAAATATCCTCTGAAGCTCGTACCATTATGGAACGTTACCGGAAAGAAGGGTGCAATTATGTTTTTCCGTTCCTCCATTGTAGCAAAAATAAAAAAGAGCTAAGTGAACAATCTGCCTTGCGCCGCGTCAACCGCCATGCTTGCCTTATAGGAAAACTTGCCGATCTTCCTATTCCATTGAGCACGTACGTAATGAGGCATACTTTCGCAACTCTGATGCTAGAGACAGCCAAACCGGTGGAGTTGATCAGCCAGTGTTTGGGACATACTTCTATCCGCACTACACAAATTTATCTCTCCCGGATCTCCAACAAACGGGTAGATAGGGAAGTAAACGACATGCTTAACCAAATGCTACGTCCTACATCCGAAATAGAAAAGAAAAACAAGGAAAGGCAACGTCAAAAAATTAGTTCTATTCCGCCTTTACAAAAAAACATAACTACTGAAAACATATTTTTAACAGACAAAAAACTAAAGGCGGAAGTTCCCACAAAAAATTATCTCTTTCTTCACAAGAAAGAGATACCATTCTCCAGAGTTCTGTGCTTACGCAATTTCTTCCTAGCAAAAATACTTGGTTTATATAATATAGCAAAGTTTTTACCCTATTTTTCTTTTCTCTAA
- the purN gene encoding phosphoribosylglycinamide formyltransferase, producing the protein MKKLAILASGSGTNAENITRYFSNNETIQVVVVLSNKKDAGVHERVKPFGIPSYTFSNKEFAEGELILSTLKEYGVDFIVLAGFLAKIPQVLLDVYPNQIINIHPALLPKFGGKGMYGMKVHEAVVANHEAITGITIHYIDEQYDEGTIIFQATCPVLPDETPEEVAAKVHILEYEHFPKVIEKLLIE; encoded by the coding sequence ATGAAGAAATTAGCCATTTTAGCTTCAGGTTCGGGTACCAATGCTGAAAATATTACCCGGTATTTCTCTAACAATGAAACCATTCAAGTAGTAGTGGTTTTAAGTAATAAAAAAGATGCCGGCGTGCATGAACGGGTAAAACCATTCGGTATACCTTCCTATACTTTCAGCAATAAAGAATTTGCCGAAGGGGAACTAATTTTATCTACATTAAAAGAATACGGGGTAGATTTTATCGTATTGGCAGGTTTCCTGGCAAAAATTCCCCAGGTATTATTGGACGTTTATCCTAATCAAATTATTAATATCCATCCGGCTTTACTTCCTAAATTCGGAGGAAAAGGAATGTACGGCATGAAAGTACATGAAGCAGTAGTTGCCAATCATGAAGCCATAACAGGGATTACAATCCATTATATAGATGAACAATATGACGAAGGAACCATCATCTTTCAGGCAACATGCCCTGTTTTACCGGACGAAACACCCGAAGAAGTGGCTGCAAAAGTACACATCTTAGAATATGAACACTTTCCGAAAGTGATAGAAAAATTATTAATAGAGTAA
- a CDS encoding acyl carrier protein gives MSEVASRVKAIIVDKLSVEETEVTNEASFTNDLGADSLDTVELIMEFEKEFGISIPDDQAEKITTVGDAIAYIEANAK, from the coding sequence ATGTCTGAAGTTGCATCTAGAGTAAAAGCGATCATCGTTGATAAATTAAGTGTTGAAGAAACAGAAGTTACAAACGAAGCTAGCTTTACTAACGATTTAGGAGCAGACTCTCTTGACACAGTTGAATTAATTATGGAATTCGAAAAAGAATTCGGTATTTCAATTCCTGACGATCAAGCTGAAAAAATTACCACCGTTGGTGACGCTATTGCTTACATCGAAGCTAACGCGAAGTAA
- the fabF gene encoding beta-ketoacyl-ACP synthase II, which translates to MELKRVVVTGLGAITPLGNTLPETWEGIVEGRSGAGPITHFDASKFKTQFACEVKNFDPTKHFDRKEARKYDRYTQFALVAAKEAIENSALDLEKENLDKIGVIFAAGIGGIQTFEDEARGYDPERGPRFNPFFIPKMIADIAAGHISMIYGFRGPNFATVSACASSTHAIGDAFNYIRLGKADAIITGGAEAAISIVGVGGFNAMNALSTRNDSPETASRPFSKSRDGFVMGEGSACLVLEEMEHALARGAKIYAEVIGSGMSADAYHLTATHPEGLGAKLVMTNALEDAEIKPEDVDYINVHGTSTPVGDVSEVKAIIDVFGDHAFDMNISSTKSMTGHLLGATGALEAALCVLSIENGIVPPTINHAEGDDDPEFDSRLNLTFNKAQKREINVALSNTFGFGGHNASVILKKFVR; encoded by the coding sequence ATGGAATTAAAAAGAGTTGTAGTAACAGGCTTGGGTGCCATTACTCCGTTAGGCAATACCCTTCCTGAAACATGGGAAGGTATTGTTGAAGGGAGGAGTGGAGCCGGGCCTATTACTCATTTTGACGCATCAAAGTTCAAAACCCAATTTGCTTGTGAAGTAAAAAACTTTGATCCTACAAAGCATTTTGACCGTAAAGAGGCGCGTAAATACGACCGCTACACCCAATTTGCACTGGTTGCAGCAAAAGAAGCCATTGAAAATTCAGCTTTAGACCTAGAAAAAGAAAATCTGGATAAAATAGGGGTTATTTTTGCTGCCGGTATCGGGGGCATTCAAACTTTCGAAGACGAAGCCAGAGGGTATGACCCGGAACGTGGACCACGTTTCAACCCGTTTTTCATTCCCAAAATGATCGCTGATATTGCAGCAGGTCATATTTCCATGATTTACGGATTCAGAGGGCCTAATTTTGCTACTGTTTCTGCTTGTGCATCTTCTACTCATGCTATAGGTGATGCATTCAATTATATCCGTTTAGGAAAAGCCGATGCAATTATTACAGGTGGTGCAGAAGCTGCTATTAGTATTGTTGGGGTAGGAGGATTCAACGCAATGAATGCCTTGTCTACGCGGAATGATTCGCCTGAAACAGCTTCACGTCCGTTCAGTAAAAGCCGTGACGGATTCGTAATGGGAGAAGGTTCGGCTTGCTTAGTGTTGGAAGAAATGGAACATGCATTAGCCAGGGGTGCCAAAATTTACGCTGAGGTAATCGGTTCCGGTATGTCGGCAGATGCTTATCATCTTACCGCCACTCATCCGGAAGGATTAGGTGCTAAATTGGTAATGACGAATGCTTTGGAAGATGCGGAAATCAAACCGGAGGATGTGGACTATATTAACGTCCATGGAACGTCCACTCCTGTAGGAGATGTATCGGAAGTTAAAGCTATTATCGATGTATTCGGTGACCATGCATTTGATATGAATATTAGTTCGACTAAGTCGATGACCGGCCATTTATTAGGGGCTACCGGAGCTCTAGAAGCGGCTCTCTGTGTATTATCCATAGAAAATGGTATCGTTCCTCCTACTATCAATCATGCCGAAGGAGATGACGATCCTGAATTTGATTCCCGGTTGAATCTTACATTCAATAAAGCACAAAAAAGAGAAATCAATGTGGCATTGTCTAATACTTTTGGTTTTGGCGGACATAATGCCAGTGTGATATTAAAAAAATTTGTGAGGTAA
- the rnc gene encoding ribonuclease III — protein sequence MFTQLYQRIRLLLHKNKEPYSSFYKILGFYPDNIHLYEQALLHKSSSVEVEKGKWLNNERMEFLGDAILDAIVADIVYTEFPNKREGYLTNTRSKIVSRETLNRIALELGLDKFIVYSIKLNNHNKCIYGNALEAFIAAIYLDKGYNVCKKFVSDVMIKEHLDIYAMAQKEVNFKSNLIEWSQKNKIDISFDLIESFSDNDGNPVFQTQVTISGMQAGVGIGYSKKESQQNAAKMAVKKLRMDKEFQKFVVDLKKKRTGENTETHEFDDLPEEEHEQESEQENNLICSSAFSTAQVDEKE from the coding sequence GTGTTTACACAACTGTATCAGAGAATAAGGCTCTTGCTGCATAAGAACAAGGAGCCTTATTCTTCGTTTTATAAAATTCTCGGTTTTTATCCTGATAATATCCATCTGTATGAACAAGCTCTTTTACACAAATCTTCTTCCGTAGAAGTAGAAAAAGGGAAGTGGTTGAATAATGAAAGGATGGAATTTTTGGGTGATGCGATATTGGATGCTATCGTAGCGGATATCGTATACACTGAATTTCCCAATAAAAGAGAGGGTTATTTAACCAATACCCGTTCTAAAATTGTTTCACGTGAGACACTTAACCGTATTGCTTTAGAACTAGGCTTGGATAAATTTATTGTTTATTCCATTAAGCTTAATAATCATAACAAATGTATTTATGGAAATGCTCTTGAAGCTTTTATTGCAGCTATTTACCTGGATAAGGGATATAATGTCTGTAAAAAGTTTGTATCTGATGTGATGATCAAAGAGCATTTGGATATTTATGCTATGGCTCAAAAGGAAGTGAATTTTAAATCGAATCTGATTGAATGGAGCCAGAAAAATAAAATCGATATTTCTTTCGATTTAATTGAATCCTTTAGCGATAATGACGGGAATCCGGTATTTCAAACCCAGGTAACCATTTCCGGGATGCAAGCCGGAGTAGGGATAGGGTATTCCAAAAAAGAATCGCAACAAAATGCTGCAAAAATGGCGGTAAAGAAATTGCGGATGGATAAGGAGTTCCAGAAGTTTGTTGTGGATTTAAAAAAGAAGCGTACCGGTGAGAATACGGAAACACATGAATTTGACGACCTTCCCGAAGAAGAACATGAACAAGAATCTGAACAAGAAAATAATTTAATTTGTTCTTCTGCTTTCTCTACCGCCCAGGTAGATGAAAAAGAATAA
- a CDS encoding ATP-dependent 6-phosphofructokinase, whose protein sequence is MKIGILSSGGDCPGINATIRGVGKTAIMHYGMEVIGIHSGFVGLLNKDVQVFDERSLSGILNLGGTILGTSREKPFRKLLASGESEKPHVIKQNYEELGLDCLVCIGGNGTQKTAALLSNLGLNVVGVPKTIDNDVWGTDITFGFDTAVNIATEAIDRLHSTASSHKRVMVVEVMGHHAGWIALYAGMAGGADVILLPELGYNIEKVNEAILDRAHRGKPYSIVVVGEGISTPNKKRPADYITKAIEEATGIETRETVLGYIQRGGNPSPFDRNLATRLGGHATELISKREFGKMVCMQGDKVSSIPLSEVAGKLKLVTRDNDLIIQGGRMGVTFGQE, encoded by the coding sequence ATGAAAATCGGAATTCTGTCCTCCGGAGGTGATTGTCCGGGTATTAATGCAACAATCAGAGGAGTAGGTAAAACTGCTATTATGCACTACGGTATGGAAGTAATAGGGATCCATAGCGGTTTTGTCGGCTTACTCAATAAAGATGTCCAGGTTTTCGACGAACGTAGTTTGTCGGGCATTCTTAACCTGGGAGGTACCATCCTGGGGACTTCTCGCGAAAAGCCTTTCCGTAAATTGCTTGCTTCGGGCGAATCGGAAAAACCGCACGTTATTAAACAGAATTATGAAGAGTTAGGGTTGGATTGCTTGGTATGTATCGGAGGAAACGGTACACAAAAAACAGCTGCGCTTCTTTCCAATTTGGGTTTAAATGTAGTAGGGGTCCCTAAGACAATCGATAACGATGTATGGGGTACAGATATAACATTCGGTTTCGATACGGCCGTAAATATCGCTACAGAGGCTATCGACCGTTTACACAGCACCGCCAGTTCGCACAAAAGGGTAATGGTAGTAGAAGTAATGGGACATCATGCCGGCTGGATCGCTCTATATGCAGGCATGGCAGGAGGAGCAGATGTTATTTTACTACCAGAATTAGGATATAATATCGAGAAAGTAAATGAAGCAATTTTAGACCGGGCACATCGTGGAAAGCCTTATTCTATTGTCGTAGTAGGAGAAGGAATCAGTACACCTAATAAAAAACGCCCCGCCGATTATATAACCAAAGCGATAGAAGAAGCTACAGGAATAGAAACGCGGGAAACCGTGTTGGGATATATTCAACGTGGCGGTAATCCTTCTCCTTTCGACCGGAATCTTGCCACTCGCCTGGGAGGACATGCTACCGAGTTGATTTCAAAAAGAGAATTTGGAAAAATGGTTTGTATGCAAGGTGATAAAGTGAGTAGTATCCCTTTATCAGAAGTAGCAGGCAAATTAAAGCTTGTTACCCGCGATAACGATTTGATTATTCAGGGAGGAAGAATGGGGGTAACTTTCGGGCAAGAATAA
- a CDS encoding GH3 auxin-responsive promoter family protein gives MEFLTKTLSLIFHSRLKKIDSFARNADRIQQQQLKSLLTEARNTEWGIKYDYKNITNYRIFRERVPIQIYDDIKPYIKRMINGERNLIWPSAVKWFAKSSGTTNDKSKYLPVTSEILQRCHYQGGKDVVALYLRQNPYSRFFSKKGLILGGSHSPSSLNRRVNCGDLSAVLLQNISPLVNLIRVPEKKIILMSEWESKIKAIVDHTINEDVCNLSGVPSWMLVLIKSILQQTGKEYLTDVWPNLEVFFHGGISFEPYRSQYQALIPSDKMHYMETYNASEGFFALQDDLSVTAMLLMLDYGIFFEFIPVSERDKINPIVVPLEEVEVGKNYALVITTCGGLWRYQIGDTVRFTSVSPYKIVIAGRTKHYINAFGEELMVDNADKAISRTCALTGAKVKEYTAAPLFLLNKAKGRHQWLIEFEKAPDSIDKFSALLDQSLKDLNSDYEAKRYKEISLQPLEVMVARPGIFYSWLKQKGKLGGQHKIPRLSNDRTYLEELLSLNRDVFSL, from the coding sequence ATGGAGTTCCTGACAAAAACATTATCCTTGATTTTCCATTCCCGGCTAAAGAAAATTGATTCTTTTGCCCGTAATGCCGATAGGATCCAGCAACAACAATTAAAGTCTCTTTTAACCGAAGCGCGGAATACGGAATGGGGTATAAAATATGATTATAAGAATATTACCAATTATCGTATATTCCGGGAAAGAGTTCCTATACAAATATATGATGATATAAAGCCTTATATTAAACGAATGATAAATGGCGAACGGAACCTTATTTGGCCCTCGGCGGTAAAATGGTTTGCCAAATCTTCGGGAACTACAAACGATAAAAGTAAGTATTTGCCTGTCACTTCTGAAATATTGCAAAGATGCCATTATCAAGGAGGCAAAGATGTAGTTGCCCTTTACTTGCGCCAGAATCCTTATAGTCGGTTTTTCTCTAAAAAAGGTTTGATATTAGGAGGTAGTCATTCACCTTCCTCTCTAAATCGGCGAGTAAATTGCGGTGATCTTTCTGCGGTTTTATTACAGAATATTTCTCCTTTGGTGAATCTTATCCGGGTTCCGGAAAAGAAAATCATTCTAATGAGCGAATGGGAAAGTAAAATAAAGGCTATCGTCGATCATACGATAAATGAAGATGTATGTAACCTGAGCGGCGTACCTTCGTGGATGCTGGTGCTTATTAAATCTATTTTGCAGCAGACAGGGAAAGAATATCTTACGGATGTATGGCCTAATTTGGAGGTGTTTTTTCATGGAGGCATTAGCTTTGAACCATACCGATCTCAATATCAGGCCCTTATTCCATCAGATAAAATGCATTATATGGAAACCTATAATGCCTCGGAAGGATTTTTTGCTTTGCAGGATGACTTGTCTGTTACGGCTATGCTTTTGATGCTCGATTATGGAATATTTTTCGAATTTATTCCTGTCAGTGAAAGAGATAAAATAAATCCTATCGTTGTTCCGCTGGAAGAAGTGGAGGTAGGAAAGAATTATGCCTTGGTGATTACTACGTGTGGAGGCCTTTGGCGTTATCAAATAGGAGATACGGTTCGTTTTACTTCTGTTTCTCCTTATAAAATAGTAATTGCCGGACGTACTAAACACTACATTAATGCTTTTGGAGAAGAATTAATGGTAGATAATGCCGATAAAGCGATAAGCCGTACTTGTGCTCTTACCGGAGCAAAAGTAAAAGAATATACGGCCGCACCTCTCTTTTTATTAAATAAAGCGAAAGGTCGTCACCAATGGCTTATTGAATTTGAGAAAGCGCCTGATTCCATAGATAAATTTTCTGCTTTATTGGATCAGTCGCTTAAAGATTTAAATTCGGATTATGAAGCCAAGCGTTATAAAGAAATTTCTTTACAACCTTTGGAAGTAATGGTAGCGCGTCCGGGAATATTTTATAGTTGGTTGAAGCAAAAAGGGAAGCTGGGCGGACAACATAAAATTCCTCGTTTGAGTAATGACCGTACTTACTTGGAAGAACTTTTATCTTTAAATAGGGACGTTTTCTCTTTATAA
- a CDS encoding TldD/PmbA family protein, protein MKKLSLAFVLLIGQLAFFSVFAQQPLEQILKEEASRNLEKMSKEPIPAYYISYRIYETTSESANSSFGELTGSYNGKSRRLHVKVRVGSPQLDNTHEIKENNAWEYTRYEAFDLPLENNEEAIRLVLWNKTDKLYKEAVQRFLKVKANVAVKVAAEDKSPDFSAEEREQYSEKPISYASLKFNKKEYENKLKSYTAIFKENKDIVSGDAYFETQLFRYYFADTEGAAISQNDVAFRISLSATTIADDGMILPLYQSYYAQSVKDLPADKVVMNDAKEISRMLTNLKKAPVADTYTGPAILTAEATGVFFHEFFGHRLEGARMKQESDAQTFKKKIGEKVLPEDMSLYFDPSIKKYKNILLSGSYVFDDEGVRGQKVNVVEKGVLKSFLMSRTPIDSFPHSNGHGRGMIYLNPVTRQSNMIIESSRPYSNEELRAMLKEELKKQGKPYGYLFSKVSGGFTQTSRIMPNAFNVTPLIVHRIYAEDKPDELVRGVNMIGTPLSMFSQIAACGKEIDVFNGYCGAESGSVPVSCVAPAVYVKMVETQKQAKSQTQPPILARP, encoded by the coding sequence ATGAAAAAATTAAGTCTTGCTTTTGTCCTCCTGATAGGGCAGTTAGCCTTTTTTTCTGTTTTTGCCCAACAACCATTAGAGCAAATACTGAAAGAAGAAGCCTCCCGTAATCTGGAAAAAATGTCAAAGGAACCTATTCCGGCTTACTACATCAGTTACCGGATTTATGAAACTACTTCGGAAAGTGCTAACAGTTCTTTCGGTGAGTTGACAGGAAGTTATAATGGAAAGAGCCGCCGGTTACATGTTAAAGTACGCGTGGGCTCGCCACAGTTGGATAATACCCATGAAATAAAAGAAAATAATGCATGGGAATATACGCGGTATGAAGCATTTGACTTGCCTTTAGAAAATAACGAAGAAGCTATCCGTTTGGTTTTGTGGAATAAAACGGATAAACTTTATAAAGAAGCGGTTCAACGTTTTCTAAAAGTAAAGGCGAATGTGGCTGTTAAAGTGGCAGCAGAAGACAAATCGCCTGATTTCTCCGCAGAAGAAAGAGAACAGTATAGTGAGAAACCGATTTCATATGCTAGCTTGAAGTTTAATAAAAAAGAATATGAGAATAAGTTAAAGTCTTATACGGCCATATTCAAAGAAAATAAAGATATTGTTTCCGGAGATGCTTATTTTGAAACCCAATTATTCCGTTATTATTTTGCCGATACGGAAGGAGCAGCCATTAGCCAAAATGATGTGGCTTTCCGTATTTCCTTATCTGCCACGACTATTGCAGACGATGGTATGATACTTCCTTTATACCAAAGCTATTATGCACAAAGCGTAAAAGATTTGCCCGCTGATAAAGTGGTTATGAATGATGCCAAAGAAATAAGCAGAATGCTTACTAATTTGAAAAAAGCACCTGTAGCGGATACTTATACAGGTCCGGCTATTTTAACGGCAGAAGCAACAGGGGTATTTTTTCATGAATTTTTCGGGCATCGTTTGGAAGGAGCGCGTATGAAGCAGGAAAGCGATGCACAAACTTTTAAAAAGAAAATAGGTGAAAAAGTCCTGCCGGAAGATATGTCTCTCTATTTTGATCCCAGCATTAAAAAGTATAAGAACATTTTATTAAGCGGAAGTTATGTCTTTGATGATGAAGGGGTAAGAGGTCAAAAAGTAAATGTGGTGGAAAAAGGGGTATTGAAAAGTTTTTTAATGAGTCGTACTCCTATCGATAGTTTTCCTCATTCTAACGGTCATGGCCGTGGAATGATTTATTTGAATCCGGTTACTCGCCAGTCGAATATGATTATCGAGTCAAGCCGGCCTTATTCGAATGAGGAATTGCGTGCGATGTTAAAAGAAGAATTGAAGAAACAAGGAAAGCCTTATGGATATTTATTTTCTAAAGTAAGCGGAGGATTTACCCAGACGAGCCGGATTATGCCCAATGCTTTTAATGTTACGCCATTGATTGTTCATAGGATTTATGCTGAGGATAAACCGGATGAATTGGTGAGAGGGGTAAATATGATCGGGACGCCTTTATCTATGTTCTCCCAAATTGCAGCATGCGGAAAAGAAATTGATGTATTTAACGGATATTGCGGTGCTGAGTCGGGAAGTGTGCCTGTATCGTGCGTGGCACCTGCTGTTTATGTAAAAATGGTGGAAACCCAAAAACAAGCAAAATCACAAACGCAACCTCCTATTTTAGCCAGGCCCTAA